A part of Variovorax sp. HW608 genomic DNA contains:
- a CDS encoding NAD(P)H-dependent flavin oxidoreductase, whose amino-acid sequence MSKLPPVLANLPLPIIGSPLFIISNPKLVIAQCKAGVVGSMPALNARPASQLEDWLAEITEELAAYNKANPDKPAAPFAINQIVHKSNDRLAHDMELVVKYKVPIVITSLGARTDVNDAVHSYGGVTMHDVINNAFAQKAIEKGADGLIAVAAGAGGHAGIKSPFALVQEIRQWFDGPLALSGSIATGAAVLAAQAMGADFAYIGTAFIATEEARASAEYKQAIVDGTSDDIVYSNLFTGVHGNYLAPSIVAAGMDPANLPQGDLKTMNFGGGDSAKKAWKDIWGSGQGIGAVTEVGTAAAFIEKLKREYLEARSRLAL is encoded by the coding sequence ATGTCCAAGCTGCCGCCCGTGCTCGCCAACCTGCCATTGCCCATCATCGGCTCGCCGTTGTTCATCATCAGCAACCCCAAGCTCGTGATTGCCCAGTGCAAGGCCGGTGTGGTCGGATCGATGCCCGCACTCAACGCGCGGCCCGCCTCGCAACTCGAGGACTGGCTCGCGGAGATCACCGAGGAACTCGCGGCCTACAACAAGGCGAATCCGGACAAGCCGGCTGCCCCCTTCGCGATCAACCAGATCGTGCACAAGAGCAATGACCGGCTCGCGCACGACATGGAGCTGGTCGTGAAGTACAAGGTGCCGATCGTCATCACCTCGCTGGGCGCGCGCACCGACGTCAACGACGCGGTGCACAGCTACGGCGGCGTGACGATGCACGACGTCATCAACAACGCCTTCGCGCAGAAGGCGATCGAGAAGGGCGCCGACGGCCTGATCGCGGTCGCGGCCGGTGCCGGCGGCCATGCGGGCATCAAGAGCCCGTTCGCGCTGGTGCAGGAAATCCGCCAGTGGTTCGATGGCCCGCTCGCGCTGTCGGGCTCCATCGCCACCGGTGCGGCCGTGCTCGCGGCGCAGGCCATGGGCGCGGACTTCGCCTACATCGGCACCGCGTTCATCGCCACCGAGGAGGCGCGCGCGAGTGCCGAATACAAGCAGGCCATCGTCGACGGCACCTCCGACGACATCGTCTACTCGAACCTCTTCACCGGCGTGCACGGCAACTACCTGGCGCCGAGCATCGTGGCCGCGGGCATGGACCCGGCGAATCTGCCGCAGGGCGACCTGAAGACCATGAACTTCGGCGGCGGCGACAGCGCCAAGAAGGCCTGGAAGGACATCTGGGGCTCCGGGCAGGGCATCGGTGCGGTGACGGAAGTCGGCACGGCCGCGGCATTCATCGAGAAACTGAAGCGCGAGTACCTGGAAG